Proteins from a single region of Oryza brachyantha chromosome 6, ObraRS2, whole genome shotgun sequence:
- the LOC102700530 gene encoding ABC transporter C family member 13 — MDVVCPGDPAAWDGRRFAPCFSDLVLGFGGNVVAAGAAVVLFITGRNARRTENVRKGFLEKLFVFGVPGFAICLSFLEITGLIKNKIDGKDVANYESFFRCSQFLAWMVVGLVSAYGPWFVFYNPIMCFCWILKILLQIPHLQYKLTGLKAVVYIKEIMSFSMAIVFGLFVIVSTVVDRTHNKREVNSIEAPLVPDDEKAEAEAKNLENSQSIWELMTFKFVNPMMDIGITRQLDFTDLLELPVELRASSCYEKLLSSWNVEHQHHHADSSLLRAMYYAYGWTYLRLGLLKMINDSMGFVSPLLLNKFIKFLQQGSSSADGYILAIFLGLTSIIKSFLDSQYSFRLAKLKLMLRSSIMGIIYRKCLCLSLSERSRFSEGEIQTFMSVDSDRTINLCNSLHDAWSLPLQIGVALYLLYTQVNYAFLSGLAITIILIPVNKWISTRIAHATEKMMKHKDERISCAGELLAHIRTVKMYSWEKLFTQRLVERRELEVKHLATRKYLDAWCVYFWATTPTLFSLSTFSIFAIMGHSLDAATVFTCVALFNTLISPLNSFPWVINGMIDAVISSRRLSKYLSSPEKYSSVITAPADLLKHQNTDTNVDAMAVILCDVCCSWSSSTVESSMILRDICLELQKGIFVAIIGEVGSGKSSLLNSIIGEISVTSGSVTSYGSIAYVPQVPWILSGSLQDNILLGKEFDPRRYEEVIHACTLDIDISAMVRGDMSHIGEKGLNLSGGQRARLALARALYHDSDVYLFDDVLSSVDSQVASYILEKAIMGPQMKQKTRLLSTHNLQAIRAADMIVVMANGLVKWSGTLESFLATPYSTIAKPESSKAVSSTFSEKNKGVSITYEFQSNALIDDDSVVDHEEQRDQNSLEARKEGMVELSVYKKYAAFMGWLIAFVICLSAFLMQASRNGNDLWLTYWVDTSTGTSHTVFYLIILGTFGIFNSFFTLGRAFSFAYGGLSAAIQIHADIIDNLIGAPVSFFDQNPSGRILNRLSSDLYAVDDSLPFILNIFVANFFSLLGTLVVLSYSQVSFLLILVPLWLIYSKVQFYYRSTSREVRRLDSVARSPIYSSFTETLDGSSTIRAFQKEGFFLEKFMQHVTLYQKTSYCELIAGLWLSLRLQLLAGFIILFIAMMAVVGFNSKSVINFGTPGLVGLALSYAAPVVSLLNGFLTTFTETEKEMISVERVVEYVGIPQEELHGSESPHNSWPTEGKIEFKHVTLRYKEDLPPALNDVSFVISSGMQVGIIGRTGAGKSSILNALFRLVPICNGHILVDGFDVAKLAVRDLRGHFAVVPQSPFLFNGSLRENLDPFNRTTDTRIWEALDKCHMKAEIELIGGLDIHVKESGASFSVGQRQLLCLARAILKSSKILCLDECTANVDNQTASLLQNTICAECQGMTVLTIAHRISTVMKMDNILVLDQGTLVEEGNPEVLLNDKFSRFSRFAKASNM, encoded by the exons ATGGATGTCGTCTGCCCCGGCGATCCCGCG GCGTGGGACGGGAGGCGCTTCGCCCCGTGTTTCTCCGATTT GGTGTTGGGATTCGGTGGAAATGTGGTTGCTGCGGGTGCTGCCGTTGTGCTCTTCATCACCGGGAGGAACGCGCGGAGAACTGAG AATGTCAGGAAAGGTTTTCTCGAGaagttgtttgtttttggTGTGCCTGGTTTTGCAATCTGCCTTTCATTTCTCGAAATAACCGGGCTTATAAAGAACAAAATCGATGGGAAAGATGTTGCAAACTACGAATCATTCTTCAGGTGCTCCCAGTTTCTCGCATGG ATGGTTGTAGGTCTTGTCTCAGCCTATGGACCTTGGTTTGTATTCTACAACCCAATCATGTGTTTCTGCTGGATTTTGAAGATTCTTCTTCAGATACCTCATTTGCAATACAAGCTTACAGGATTAAAG GCAGTGGTATATATTAAAGAGATCATGTCATTCTCTATGGCAATTGTATTTGGACTCTTTGTAATTGTGTCTACTGTAGTGGATCGAACACACAATAAAAG GGAAGTGAACTCTATTGAAGCACCCCTTGTTCCAGATGATGAAAAAGCTGAGGCTGAAGCGAAAAACTtg GAAAATAGCCAAAGTATCTGGGAGTTGATGACCTTCAAGTTCGTTAATCCAATGATGGACATTGGTATCACAAGGCAACTTGATTTCACTGATCTACTTGAATTGCCTGTTGAGCTTAGAGCTTCTTCCTGTTATGAGAAACTTCTGTCTTCATGGAATGTTGaacatcaacatcatcatGCTGATTCATCTCTACTTAGAGCCATGTATTATGCTTATGGATGGACTTACTTGCGTTTGGGACTGTTAAAG ATGATAAATGATAGCATGGGTTTTGTTAGCCCACTTTTACTCAacaagtttataaaatttcttcaaCAAG GTTCTAGTAGCGCAGATGGATATATTCTTGCCATTTTCCTAGGGTTGACTTCCATTATTAA ATCATTTTTAGATAGCCAGTACTCCTTTCGTCTAGCTAAGCTAAAGTTGATGTTACGATCAAGCATCATGGGAATAATTTATCGGAAG TGCCTATGTCTCAGTCTATCTGAGCGTTCTAGGTTTTCTGAAGGAGAGATTCAGACCTTCATGTCTGTTGATTCTGACCGCACAATAAATTTGTGTAACAGCCTTCACGATGCTTGGAG TTTGCCATTGCAGATAGGAGTTGCTCTCTATCTATTGTATACTCAAGTCAACTATGCATTTTTATCTGGATTGGCAATAACAATCATACTAATACCAG TGAACAAATGGATTTCTACAAGAATTGCTCATGCGACAGAAAAGATGATGAAACATAAAGATGAGAG GATAAGTTGTGCAGGAGAACTGTTAGCACATATCAGAACAGTGAAGATGTACAGCTGGGAGAAGTTATTCACTCAACGTTTGGTGGAAAGAAGAGAATTAGAAGTGAAGCATCTTGCG ACTCGAAAATATCTGGACGCATGGTGTGTGTATTTCTGGGCAACCACGCCAACATTGTTCTCCCTTTCCACTTTTTCCATATTTGCTATAATGGGCCACTCACTGGATGCTGCCACG GTCTTCACTTGTGTTGCACTGTTCAACACATTAATATCACCCTTAAACTCATTTCCATGGGTTATTAATGGAATGATTGAT GCTGTTATCTCTAGCAGAAGGCTGAGCAAGTACTTATCCAGTCCAGAGAAGTATTCTTCCGTGATTACTGCCCCAGCTGATCTTTTAAAGCATCAAAATACTGATACAAATGTCGATGCTATGGCTGTCATCCTTTGTGATGTTTGTTGCTCTTGGTCTAGTTCGACTGTTGAGTCGAGCATGATTCTGAGAGACATATGTCTGGAGCTACAGAAAGGAATTTTCGTTGCAATCATAGGAgag GTTGGTTCTGGCAAATCATCTTTGCTGAACTCTATCATTGGAGAAATTAGTGTCACCAGTGGTTCCGTTACCTCCTATGGTTCAATTGCATATGTACCACAG gtaccTTGGATACTGTCTGGTTCATTACAAGATAATATTTTGCTTGGAAAAGAATTTGATCCGAGGAG GTATGAAGAAGTTATACATGCTTGCACTCTTGATATTGATATCTCAGCAATGGTCAGGGGAGATATGTCACATATTGGAGAGAAAGGCCTTAACTTATCTGGTGGACAAAGAGCTCGTTTAGCATTAGCaag GGCTTTGTATCATGACTCTGATGTATACTTGTTTGATGATGTACTTAGTTCAGTTGACTCACAAGTTGCTTCATATATCTTGGAGAAAGCCATTATGGGGCCCCAAATGAAGCAAAAAACACGGCTATTAAGTACCCACAATCTTCAG GCCATTCGTGCAGCAGATATGATAGTGGTCATGGCTAACGGGCTTGTTAAGTGGTCTGGGACGTTGGAATCTTTCTTAGCAACTCCATACTCAACAATCGCTAAGCCAGAGAGTTCAAAGGCTGTCTCATCAACATTTTctgagaaaaacaaaggagtGAGCATCACCTATGAATTTCAGAGTAATGCTTTGATCGATGATGATTCAGTAGTTGATCACGAGGAACAAAGAGATCAGAATTCTTTAGAGGCCAGGAAAGAAGGCATGGTAGAGCTTAGTGTGTACAA AAAGTATGCAGCATTCATGGGATGGTTAATTGCATTTGTGATATGTCTAAGTGCATTCTTAATGCAAGCATCTCGTAATGGCAATGATCTTTGGTTAACTTACTGGGTCGATACGAGCACAGGTACCTCACACACAGTATTTTATCTG ATTATCCTTGGTACTTTTGGCATATTCAACTCTTTCTTCACATTGGGAAGGGCATTCTCTTTTGCATATGGTGGTCTCTCTGCAGCAATTCAAATCCATGCTGATATTATCGATAATCTAATCGGTGCACCAGTTTCATTTTTTGACCAAAATCCTAGTGGCAGGATACTAAACAG ATTATCGTCAGACCTATATGCTGTTGATGATTCTCTTCCGTTTATCCTCAATATATTCGTGGCAAACTTCTTCAGCTTGCTGGGTACTCTGGTTGTTTTGTCTTATTCGCAG GTTTCGTTCTTACTGATCTTAGTTCCTCTCTGGCTTATCTACAGCAAAGTTCAG TTCTATTATAGGTCTACGTCACGTGAAGTAAGACGACTTGACAGTGTTGCTCGTTCACCAATCTATTCATCTTTCACAGAGACACTTGATGGTTCATCAACAATAAGAGCATTTCAAAAGGAA GGTTTCTTCTTAGAGAAATTCATGCAACATGTGACACTATACCAGAAAACATCCTACTGTGAACTGATTGCTGGCCTGTGGCTCTCACTGAGACTCCAG TTATTGGCAGGATTTATCATTCTGTTCATCGCCATGATGGCCGTTGTTGGCTTCAATAGCAAATCTGTTATTAATTTCGGTACTCCTGGATTG GTGGGCCTGGCGCTGTCATATGCAGCACCTGTTGTATCATTGTTGAATGGCTTCTTAACCACCTTTACAGAGACAGAAAAGGAAATGATTTCTGTTGAGAGGGTTGTTGAG TATGTTGGCATACCTCAAGAAGAACTTCATGGATCGGAATCTCCCCACAATAGCTGGCCAACAGAAGGGAAAATTGAGTTCAAGCATGTTACTCTAAGGTACAAGGAAGATTTACCACCGGCTTTGAATGATGTGTCATTCGTTATTTCATCAGGCATGCAG GTTGGAATAATTGGAAGGACTGGCGCAGGCAAATCCAGTATACTGAATGCACTTTTCCGTTTAGTTCCAATTTGTAATGGCCACATCTTAGTAGATGGCTTTGACGTGGCCAAACTTGCTGTCCGAGATCTTCGTGGGCATTTTGCAGTAGTCCCACAGAGCCCCTTTTTGTTCAACGGGTCTTTGAG GGAAAATCTAGATCCTTTTAATAGAACAACAGATACCAGGATATGGGAAGCTCTTGATAAATGCCATATGAAGGCAGAGATTGAATTGATTGGCGGACTTGACATCCATGTGAAAGAAAGTGGTGCATCCTTTTCAGTAGGGCAGAGACAACTCCTATGTCTTGCCCGTGCTATCCTTAAATCATCCAAG ATACTTTGTCTTGATGAATGCACAGCTAATGTTGACAATCAGACAGCCTCCTTGTTGCAAAATACTATTTGTGCTGAATGCCAAGGCATGACAGTTCTGACGATAGCACATCGAATTTCAACAGTGATGAAGATGGACAATATtctagttctcgatcaaggcACACTG GTTGAAGAAGGAAACCCAGAGGTTCTTCTGAATGACAAATTCTCAAGATTCTCACGATTTGCAAAGGCATCTAACATGTGA
- the LOC107304483 gene encoding hydrophobic protein OSR8-like has product MGLCSCCCRCLEILCAILLPPLGVCLRHGCCTMEFWISVLLTLLGYLPGVLYAVYVIVSVDPDRDRDRRRRVDPDDYIYVA; this is encoded by the exons ATGGGGCTGTGCTCGTGCTGCTGCCGGTGCCTGGAGATCCTGTGCgccatcctcctccctccgctcgGCGTCTGCCTCCGCCATGGCTGCTGCACC ATGGAGTTCTGGATCAGCGTGCTGCTCACCCTCCTCGGCTACCTCCCCGGCGTCCTCTACGCCGTCTACGTCATCGTCTCCGTCGACCCCGACCGCGAccgcgaccgccgccgccgcgttgaCCCCGACGACTACATCTACGTCGCCTGA
- the LOC102721172 gene encoding pentatricopeptide repeat-containing protein At3g25210, mitochondrial, translating to MALLLAAAAGRRLSRRLRQLSSPHHLRSCSSSGGEGDRADGAALEPESPVRAPPDEQFAAWVARLRPGFTAGDLAEAISSERDPDLALALFRWAALRPGFRHAPASYLAALAAASSGRRPAAAENLVYDVLSGACGPDLQLFNACLRFCCSRRRLFPLAFDMFNKMRSLPASSACRPDVETYTLLLTSVVRRVRRPPASMVYLHAVRSLSRQMKASGVVPDTFLLNLIIKAYARCLEIDDALKVFREMPLYGCEPNEFTYGYIVKAMFQKGRTDKGMVYFREAREKGFVPTGGVYMTAVSALALEWRFEESKKVLIDMLDCKRRPDMITYRTLMEEMCRAGHTEEAFKLLEELKERKRVPLDQRMYSELLDGLHWISQPHQDRLPPCDRRSDD from the coding sequence ATggcgctcctcctcgccgccgccgccggacggcGCCTCTCTCGCCGCCTTCGCCAACTGAGTAGCCCACACCACCTCCGCTCCTGCTCCTCGtcaggaggggaaggggaccGGGCTGATGGCGCTGCTTTGGAGCCGGAGTCCCCCGTCCGCGCCCCGCCGGACGAGCAGTTCGCGGCGTGGGTCGCGCGGCTCCGGCCGGGCTTCACCGCGGGGGACCTGGCCGAGGCGATCTCCTCCGAGCGGGACCCCGACCTCGCCCTCGCGCTCTTCCGGTGGGCCGCGCTCCGCCCGGGGTTTCGCCACGCCCCGGCATCCTACCTCGCGGCGCTGGCCGCGGcctcctccggccgccgccccgccgccgcggagaaCCTCGTCTACGACGTGCTCTCGGGGGCGTGCGGCCCCGACCTCCAGCTCTTCAACGCCTGCCTCCGCTTCTgctgctcccgccgccgcctcttcccgCTCGCCTTCGACATGTTCAACAAGATGCGGTCCCtcccggcctcctccgcctgccGCCCGGACGTCGAGACCTACACGCTCCTCCTCACCTCCGTCGtgcgccgcgtccgccgcccgcccgcttCCATGGTCTACCTCCACGCCGTCCGGTCGCTCTCCCGCCAGATGAAGGCCTCCGGCGTGGTCCCGGACACTTTCCTGCTCAACCTAATCATCAAGGCGTATGCCCGCTGCCTTGAGATAGACGATGCCCTCAAGGTGTTCCGTGAAATGCCGCTATACGGCTGTGAGCCCAATGAGTTCACCTATGGCTACATTGTCAAGGCCATGTTCCAGAAGGGCAGGACTGACAAGGGAATGGTGTATTTTCGGGAGGCAAGGGAGAAGGGATTTGTGCCGACCGGTGGTGTGTACATGACGGCCGTGTCGGCGCTAGCATTGGAGTGGAGATTTGAGGAATCAAAAAAGGTTTTGATAGATATGTTGGATTGCAAGAGGAGGCCAGATATGATTACCTACAGGACACTGATGGAGGAGATGTGCAGGGCTGGACACACAGAGGAGGCGTTCAAGCTGCTGGAGGAGCTGAAAGAGAGGAAGCGAGTGCCATTAGATCAGAGGATGTACTCAGAATTGCTTGATGGGCTACACTGGATTTCTCAGCCACATCAGGACAGGCTTCCACCCTGTGACAGGCGTTCCGATGACTGA
- the LOC102721456 gene encoding putrescine hydroxycinnamoyltransferase 1-like translates to MAAVEIVDSSMVTPGEATPGHAIWLSNLDLLVARSHTPTVYVYRPTASDDPASFFSPDVLKAALSKALVLFYPLAGRLAQDSAGRPEISCTGEGVLFVTARSGAAVDDLGDFAPSDELRRMLVPMADDASGGGLAGVLAMIQVTFFRCGGVSLGVAVHHTAADGLASLDFVNTWAAIARGAAAAGEAMARPRLCLDRTLLRARSPPAVLFDHAEYSRRGGGSKLPFLSAILPLSKNQLNALKGVGAGGVQGKKLSTFTAVVAHIWRCACKARGLARTEETRLYMTADARTRVQPPLPRRYLGNAIFRASTVAKVDDIIATGGPLDTVAEKVSGATARLDDDYVRSLLDYLEQPASGGGAAGLRKGEWVMPATDLWVISWQGLPLYDADFGWGRPAFMGRACLQFSGLVYLVPGPDGDGRLDVVVAMEPESLAKFKKVFYDELSSSVGTLRA, encoded by the coding sequence ATGGCGGCAGTGGAGATCGTCGACTCCTCCATGGTGACACCCGGCGAGGCCACACCGGGGCACGCGATATGGCTCTCCAACCTCGACTTGCTGGTGGCGAGGAGCCACACCCCCACCGTCTACGTCTACCGGCCAACTGCCTCCGACGACCCGGCCTCCTTCTTCTCGCCGGACGTCCTCAAGGCCGCCCTGTCCAAGGCGCTCGTCCTCTTCTACCCCCTCGCTGGCCGGCTCGCTCAGGACAGTGCCGGTAGGCCGGAGATCAGCTGCACCGGCGAGGGTGTGCTGTTCGTCACAGCTCGGAGTGGCGCGGCCGTCGACGACCTCGGCGACTTCGCCCCATCGGACGAGCTCCGGCGGATGCTTGTCCCCATGGCTGATgacgcgagcggcggcggcctcgccggcgtcttGGCCATGATCCAGGTGACGTTCTTTAGGTGTGGCGGGGTGTCCCTGGGCGTCGCGGTCCACCACACGGCGGCGGATGGCCTCGCGTCGCTCGACTTCGTCAACACGTGGGCCGCCATAGCaaggggcgccgccgccgccggcgaggctatggcgcggccgcggctgTGCCTCGACCGCACGCTcctccgcgcgcgctcccctccCGCCGTGCTCTTCGACCACGCCGAGTACtcccgtcgcggcggcgggtcgAAACTCCCGTTTCTCTCGGCCATCCTCCCTCTGTCCAAGAACCAACTCAACGCGCTCAagggcgtcggcgccggcggtgtcCAAGGCAAGAAGCTGTCCACTTTTACGGCGGTGGTCGCCCACATATGGCGGTGCGCGTGCAAGGCGCGAGGGCTCGCGCGAACGGAGGAGACGCGGCTGTACATGACCGCCGACGCTCGCACCCGCGTgcagccgccgctcccgcgccGCTACCTCGGGAACGCCATCTTCCGCGCGTCGACAGTGGCCAAAGTGGACGACATCATCGCCACCGGCGGTCCGCTCGACACCGTCGCAGAGAAGGTCTCCGGCGCCACGGCGCGGCTTGACGACGACTACGTCCGCTCATTGCTGGACTACCTGGAGcagccggcgagcggcggcggcgcggcggggctgCGCAAGGGGGAGTGGGTGATGCCGGCTACCGACCTGTGGGTGATCAGCTGGCAGGGGCTGCCGCTGTACGACGCCGACTTCGGCTGGGGCCGGCCGGCGTTCATGGGCCGTGCGTGCCTCCAGTTCAGCGGCCTCGTCTACCTCGTGCCAGgccccgacggcgacggccggctcGACGTCGTGGTGGCCATGGAGCCCGAGAGCCTAGCCAAGTTCAAGAAGGTGTTCTACGACGAGCTCAGCTCAAGTGTTGGCACTCTTCGAGCTTAG